TGCCGAGTGTTGAGTTATGAGTGCTGAGTTGAGGCTCGCTGCGCTCACTGTTCTCAGTCGGCAGTCATTAGTCAGCAGTGGACAGTCGACAGTCGACAGCTGTTAGTCGACAGTTGGCAGTGGACAGTCGTCAGTCAACAGTCAATAGTCGACAGTAGTGAGAAATTGATTGGATGATTGATTCGATTGTCTGCCCTGTGAAATGGGATCCGGTTACCGGGATATTTCACAGAGGATTGATTGATTTGATTGGATGATTGGATGATTGATATTGATATACCGGAGCGAAGCGACGCTAAATTCTAATTTCGGTAGTGTAATTTTCTTTCTGAAAAAGGCTCAAAGTTTTTCAAATTCAGGTAACAAACAAATGAAAGGAAAAACAATGAGCCTGGAAAAAAGTACGATGATTGAAGATGTAATAAAACTCTTAATTGAATACGGGCCGGAAAAGTTTCGGGAAAGCCTGGAGATGCTTTATAATCAGGCGATGCTTTTGGAACGAAGTGAGGTTCTCCGTGCCCACCCTTATGAGCGAACAGAAGCACGGCGGGGTCACGCCAACGGATTTAAACCCAAACGATTCAACAGCAGTGTTGGACCGCTGGAGTTGCAGATTCCTCCAGCAAAGAAGAGGCCCGGACAAAGACAGAGACAGGCTGTAAAACCTATGCAGACAAAGCACCGGCGTTCTGTGACCGGCTTCAGGATAACATAGACGAAGCCCTGACGGTGTATGACTTTCCCAAATCTCATCGCAGAAGAATCAGGACCAGCAA
The genomic region above belongs to Candidatus Neomarinimicrobiota bacterium and contains:
- a CDS encoding transposase, with product MSLEKSTMIEDVIKLLIEYGPEKFRESLEMLYNQAMLLERSEVLRAHPYERTEARRGHANGFKPKRFNSSVGPLELQIPPAKKRPGQRQRQAVKPMQTKHRRSVTGFRIT